Within Astyanax mexicanus isolate ESR-SI-001 chromosome 2, AstMex3_surface, whole genome shotgun sequence, the genomic segment tatcgctgtttattaaaagattgtgAGTTAAAGAGGATAAGAAAATCCGGTCTGTTTGGTTGTAAACACTTCAGTCCTGAATCATTTATTCATCACAAGAggtaaaactccctaaaactagGAAGTATCTACagccatttaaaatatatttatactatatcTTGAAGGCGAATTTTAAAGCCcagaaaaattaaatatattttgtggcTGGGAATCGTTTCTGATTCTAATACTGTACTGCCTCTAATGGCTTCGAAAATAACAtacaacatattgtaaattgcTATTAAATTtgtgtctaacttgtgcaacagACAATTGGAGAAATGtctctttaaatacttaaacattcagtattttaggaccatttaaagtgtttatggaactattttttataaaggaagcagtgttaaagttgttggcatacCTCtcttaaggtctattgtttacagtcttcagctgtttttctgctaaaaaaaattcctctcaaatatataaaatattaacaaaCAAAATGCATGATTTTCACCAACCTGATGCATGGTGTAAGCAGTGAAGCTGGTTCTTTTGGTGAGAAGGGATGCAGCTCGGCCTGTGGGAGCAGTGAGAAGAACCTCTTGGGGAGACTGTGCACCATTCTCCTTATTTCCCTCACAGCTGCTGTTAATCTctaactctttctcttttttgctctcttgTTGAGCCACAGCAGCTTTAAAAATCAAGCTGACCACTGTAGTTTTCCCACAGCCCCCCTTCCCACTGATCACCGTCACCGGGTTCGCACACATCATCTCTGCTGCTCGCACCTGATCAGGGTCCAGCTCTACAGGGGTGGGATCAAATTCTTCGTCAAATGAATCGTCAAAGTCTAAGGAGGAGTCCAGTACAGGTAAAGGCTCAAGAGGAGCATGCTCTTCTCCATTCTGTGCAGAGGATGACTGTTCTTTTTCCAATTCAGCTTTAGCTCTCATTCTCATACGCTGAGCAGAACTGAGAACCTCCTTCACGTCCAGGTCAATCTTCCAAGGTTCCGCCATCGCTACTGTAGACAAGCACTCGACGATTTCTGTCTCGTACTTGTAAAGGTTCCTGAGGGCAATCTTCTGCTTGTCCACCTTTAGCACGCCTTGATTCCGGAGAAAGTTCACAGCTTCCCAAGTATTCACTTCTGGAATCCCGCAGGACCTCATACTCTCCTGCAGATTTTCACGGTCAATGTAGGTGTGGCCCTTCTGTCTGCAGAAGTTCTTAAGATCATCGTACAACACCAGGGCATCCCGCTGCAGACGAGGAATAGTGGAGAACAGCTTGCAGTCTCTAAATGCCTCCACTCTGGTTTCACACCTCACTAACTGGAACTCCTTCCACATAATCTGATGCAAAAGACAGAAATGCAAAACTTGcctaaaacaacttaaaaacagATTACCTGTTTTAATTCTGTCACAACAATTACAACAACTTATCAAACAAAATGCGGACGTAACTACAAACAGAAAGATTGATCGGCTATGTATTGATATCAGctaattttcacccaaaatatGAGAATGCTGACTGTTCGATAGGTATGACAACTTTAACAgtggttttatacatttttttttgtattccaatgtctatgtatttttaataattaaaagtaaaaatttaacagaaatatatatatatttttttgtccaaACGCAATCGTTTGCACACATCTTTTAAATTTTGCCACTTGTTTTACCTTTGcacaaataaattatattaattaattaattaattatttcaatacttaagtacattatattaaatataaatttatatacgAATTAATTTTTTATCCTTTTAAAAGAAAACATGCttacaaaactaaaataaaaaaatattcataaaacaTTTAATCGTTATACAAATAAGTCAACAGATCTTTAAAAGTAAattgtaaatgcattataatgcaattGTACTCAGTGgaataaaatggttttaaaacaacgtaaagattgtttattgcaattatttctgtaaCAATAAATCTTTTACTCACATAGCCAAAACCTAACTTCCACACAGTCGTCTTGATCAGGTTCTCCAGCTTGGCTAAGATGGATtcatccttctgtttctctggaaGACCCTGTACATCTGCTGTCTCCTGAGTGTCCAGAGTGTCCTCTGTGTTCTCTGACCTTTTCTGAATCTCcacttctttctctttgtttAGCAATTTCAAAAATTTTCCTGGTAGCAATGTTGGCATGTACCTCATGACATGAGGGTACATTCTGGCAGCTCTCACATAAAATCCTGCATCTAATTGAAACAACAAGATTAAtgagaaaatgcattaaatgtaTTTACACATACAACCTTTAACACATCTCtgcaacaaaaaaacagcaaaatatatttttttattatacacagatcagccataCATTTACAACTATTGTCAGGAAAAATAATAACATTCAATATCTGGTTACAGGGGCACCCGACAAGAGGTGGGATATGCATGTTAGACAGCAAGTGAGCAGTTAGTTCTTAAAGGTGATgtgttaaaagaataaaaattaagCTTAAGAATTAGAATCTGAGAAAGGTACAGATTGTGATTTCTAAATGACTAGGCCAGAGCATCTTCAAAGCCTCAGGCACAAAGTCTTGTGGGGTGTTCTTGGTAAAGTGCTCCAAGGAAAACAACCAATAAACCAGCTTACAAAAGAGGCATGAGCATTCAAGGCTCAATGATGCAAATCATAAAGGTCCTTCCTCACTTAAACTTAAAGAATCTGTTGTTATTAGTTTGGTGCCAAAGAAAAATAGTGTAGCAGCGCACACAAGTACTACTATACCTGATTTAGAGATTCTATGCAAAACATCAGACTCGACTTGTTCTCCATTCTCTTTAGACTGATTTCCAAAGTCATTCAGAGCCTCTTCCACATTAGTCAGGTCCACATGTCTGTCTACTGGCAACCACTGCATGAACCGAGTGACAAAATCAGAGTCTACACCACAAGCCTTTAGGAACAAAGACACAATACTGCGTCCCTCTTCTTGCCGAAGTATCCGGAGGCTGTAGGAGGGGTATCCTTTCATCACAAACTTGCTGTTGAGTCTGCTGGCAGAGCAAGAGATCTCCCACCATGGATCCCTAAGAGCAAACCGGCCTTGAATCCTGTACTTCTGCTTGGAGGTCATGAAGTCCACTGCAGATAAAGAAAGGCAAAACAATGTTAAGATCGGTATTTGGGAGAGGACAACAGATATAGCTTATAGTCACCGTGTGCAAACTTTTTATTCACTGttgtacattttgtttttttgataaaataacattgtcagtcaatagggctgcacaataaatagtttaagcatcgtcatcacaatGTGAACATGCCCAACATGCGCCTGCAGCTTAAAGTAACAGTCTTTATGTTTTTGGTGAAAATGTGCAACTGCGCTGGCTGATAATGctgataaatacatttaaaacatgcattgtggaaCAAGCTCTTTTTTCGAGCAGATGAATCTGGTAATTTTATCAAGGACTTTGTTGAGCTCTATTTTTATCTCGCCAGATCTCTTCAGTTCTAATCCTGGGTGTAGTCTTTTGTTTTAGAGTTTGTTGTTATGATATCATCATGTTTGCAGTAACTCTTGTCTCAGTGCCATCAGCAGTGCCACAGTTGCTAAGGTAGCTGGTAGTAAATCAGCAAACCAGatgtttttttgccaaaaaaaacctCCCTGAAGTGACCTACCAGACcaccctgtttttagaatgaatatacagctctggaaaaaaataagagaccacttaaaaaaactatgagttcctttgattttaccaaattgaaaacctctggaatataatcaaaaggaagatgaatgatcacaagccatcaaaccaagctgaactgcttgattttttgcaccaggagtggcataaggatatccaaaagcagcatgtgcataaaaccataaaaaaacatgggatattccagcaaatattgatttctgaacttttaaaactttataaatatgaacgtgttttctttgaattatttgatgtctgaaagctttgcacctttttttcttatttcagccatttctcattttctgcaaataaatgctttaaatgataatCTTTTAATTGgtaatttagaagaaatgttgtctttagtttatagaataaaacaacaacgttcattttactcaatcatataaatagcaaaatcagagaaactaattcagaaactgaaagtggtctgttgttttttttccagagctgcatttggCTTTGGCGGGATGGCACCTAAAGAAGAATGAAGACATTTATTAGAACATTTTATCCCCTTTATACTCAGTCAGGAatgctagctaagctagttaatttaatttaaagaagaaatcttaaggactgctgctttaaactgcGTGAGTATTAAGAACTAACGTTAATCAGCTACATTAACTCCGGATCCTGAACTTTTTAATGCTGAGCTCAAAGTCAGAATATGAAAGTAAACACGGCAGCTGTCTCTTAAAATACAGTAACGGACCTTCAGTCAGCGGGGGGACGGAGGACTGCAGCATGAAGCCCCCGCAGGAGACCGAGTCCATCTCCTTCATATCCAGGAACTCCGgctgtctctcctcctcttcatcctccgaCTCAGAGTCTTCATTCCTCACCCTGTCCTCCTCCTTATCCGGTAAAATATAACCCACTAACGTGTGTGGAGGCGCCATGCTGTGTCTGTGTTATTAATCCGCGCTGGTTCTGGTTCTTTTCAGTCCGGACTGAGTTGTGTTGTATTTACCGCGCTGGTCACCTGACTGAAACGTCACTCTTCCGCCTACGAAGCGGCAGGAGCACCCGGGGGGGGGGCCGCCCCTCTGTTTTCGGGTCACTGCCCCCTAtcgatataataataataataataataataataataataataataataataataataataataataataataataataataatatcattcatattattaataataatgatgatgatactaatagtaataataataataatacaattcatattattaataataataataatgatgatactaatagtaataataataattataacgatgatgatgataataataataataataccattcatattattaataataataataatgatgatactaatagtaataataataattataacgatgatgatgataataataataataataataccattcatattattaataataataataatgatgatactaatagtaataataataattataacgatgatgatgataataataataataataatagtaataataatagcaatagtaataataaaacttctaattgtgaaaataataatgttaatattaataatagtaataaaaataataaaatgactaTACTAATCCAAATAATAAtctgaatattaataataataataataataataataataacaattgtgACCCTTACAGTAGTCACCATTGCAGACTGCatgaagcaaagaaaaaaaacagttctcaTTTAATATAACTTCTAATAGTTTTTTGCAGCATATTTGTATAGTTGTATGACTATTAAGAGTACAGGTATTTTACAGGATTGTAAAAGATCAGACAATTACTAGGTCTATGCAGTTTACTatagtatactagtatactatCAGAGATTACTACAAAACTGTATTACAGGTattaattagaataaaaatattaTGGATTATAAATATTATGCATTGTCCACACTGTCCAACACCAGCAAAGTGATGGTTGTAGTACCAATATTAATTCTTGCAGTAAGCATTATTGCTAAAAttcaatttacaatatattttaattatatgtattatatacacaTCATGGCACATCGTGTTATTCCTAATCTCTTACATTCCACTTCTATTTAAATTACATCCTTACATTTTACAATACTTTACATGTCAGGAAGACAATTTGGTAAAACAAATATGagctttaaactgtttttttttcagagagtaAATAACACATATTAATACATCAAAACAGAATAGAATTAGACAGTACATAacagagacaaaaacaaaaatgcttGACAACAATGCTTGACAACTGTACCAAAATCGTACCAAACTGTGGGTTATACTGTTGTGTGGACCCAACTGTGAATTTTGTGTACCTATACGCCCCTACGGAACACCAGTATCACTGTATTTAGAGTGATTACAATAGTAAGCCTGTACAGTCGATTTTCAAGCAGCACCATAGTTTAGTTAATTCCACTGGACTGATTTCAATTTGCATTATCTATTGTTCTCCAGTTGAGATGGTAATTTTTTGTTCCAGGTGTGTTCCTCTTTACACCTGGGCCTCTGCCGTCTTGTCTGAAAACACGTTGGCCTTGCATTTGATATTAATGTCAGTCAAAGCCGTGGCTGCTATTAGCAGTGTTGTATAGTAACGAAGTAAaaatacttcactactgtacttaagtatattttggaATACTTTGCACTTTCCTaaagcctatttttttttttgacaactttcacttttacttcactatatTTCTGAATTTATTTGCTTACTTTTACTCCGATACATTTTCAATGTTCGGTTTAGTTACTCattgcaaaaaaaagagagagagagagaaaacgcaaTGTTTTGACCCCACCTACTGACTGAAAAGAAGTCACTTAATACTTTTCATTACATTACTTGAGTACATCTATTTTTACAGTACTTCTCATACTTAAGTACAAGATGTTTCAGATACTTTAAGACTTTAACTCAAGTAACATTTGAGTCAGTGACTTGGACTTTTACCAAAGTCATATTTTGGAGGGGTACCTATGCTTTTACTTGAGTGTGAGATTTCAGTACTTTATACTACACTGGCTATTAGCATATGCATACCAAAGACTGACTTCACTAAGTACTGGCGCCTTCTGAGATGCCTCCTGAGTTTTATGTTTAGGAATGCCCAAAAAAGTCCTTACAGCGTGTCTTTAGGCATTTTTAATTATGTACAAATATATCATCTTATCCTATTTGACAACAAACAACattattaacacatttaaaatgatatgTCTTCTTAATATGAGTTAAATAGCAGAGGTTGTTTTGGTGttggtttaaatgaaaaaataaaaatataataaaataataatattggatAAAATGAGGTATTTAGGAAAGTCCTCAGGATCCCAGTCTCAAACTAGTATGTGTTGAATGAATCAGTCTGATGTTATAGAGAGAAGTTCCTCAGTCTTGATGATGCCTCGGTTGTAAAGCTGGATTTTATCCTTGAGTCTCTTCTTTGCTGGATTCTCTACGGTGCTCTGACAGGACTGGACTTCATCAACTAaaacaacaggaaaaaaaaaacagataaagattaTGAACACAGTGGTGTCTAAAGGCCTGTTTTTATGCATtaaaaactagtggtgtcaactGAATAAAAGAAATTTgactaatcacaacaatattctttgTTTAATcgcctttttttcttcttaagactGACAAATGCATTAACATGTTGACACTGACAATATTTAAAAAGGAACACTCCAAATCTGAAAGAGTGCGATTTCTAGGTAAATGTTTTCTGTGTTGAATAGTTGTGTTAAAATCAGACTGGCCATTTAAagctcataaataaataaatgagcattAAGACAGCAGAAGAGCTCATCTTCTTAATAGCAGAGTTAAACGCTTTTATGATGAGAAACATATGAATATAAAATTGCAGAGATTAAAGAAAATGAGCTTTACTAGCTTCCCTCACTCATGTGAAGGAGGGCAAAAGAAACTTTTTAAGTAGACTGGgagcagagaaaaaagaaagagcggAAATTAAGTAGGAGCAAggcaataattattttttttctgaatgaaaaGATTGTAATGTGATTGGCCTTTATGTGGTTTGAAATACTTCTCTGTCAGCCAGTCATAATAACTATGTACTTTTTCcaaaaattcttaaaataaataataattttgtaattttttgtcattttcgtATAATGATAAATTAATCATGTAATAGCATAACAATGCAAGTACGCCAATTTAAAAAGCAGTAAGTGTTAAATTAAGAAAGGTTTGGGACATTTTTCAGCAATGTGTATTGCCTGTAAATAGTTTGCTATATCAAAAAGTTTGCGGACACTTCATTTAATTGATGCATTTAGATACTTTTGATCACACTTATTTTTTAGGGATGCAAAAAGATATAGGAATTATATCGAAACTACTAACTAATAAATTAGCTATTTATTTTATGCTAGAAAAGGCAAAAACGCTACTGCAATTGGCCGTCACTGTCCCttaaaatccattgatttaagctATTTTAGTTATATAAATTAGTTTAAAATTGTTATGTTATAACAGGGAGTCTCTCTTTAAGTTATAACTGAGTATATCGTCATCAGCATCTCCGTTATCATATCAGAATTCCCATATCAGTCAATGCATCCCTATGTTTGCTGACAGTgtaaaagcacacacacagcttgtctagtccttgttGAAAAGtaatgccaatagaataggattctCTGGAGTAGATAAACGTAAACCTATTAGCaaaatgcctaatgccaggcatgggccaGAATGCTATAACCCCCCCTCCCTCTCCAGTATTGAGCTTGAAGCAGTGGTTGAGAACCGTGCTTTATGGgagatgatggtgctccatccaatactgttGGGATGAGTTGTGAAGGTAGAGGTCTTTTTACCAAATGCACTCAAATCCTCACAAGAATGCTCCTAAATCTAACATTAAGCATTCCCTGGGCAGTTTTTTTTCCGTTGCAGCACCCAAACCTTGGAATAGTCCACCTGTTTTTATTAAAGCATCTCCCACCATTACGGTTTTTAAGTCTAATCTAAAAACCTACTTGTACTCTCAGGCCTTTCAGTGTTTTTAGTAAGTTCAAATGACTTATCTGTATGTCCGGGGTTAATCTAAATCTTGTTTGCTGATGCtgcttttatttacttatctttTATCTTATTGTTGTTAGTCTTATACATGTTATTGTTCATATTTATGTCGCTTTGGTTGGCCcttgttgtttttaaatgtgctttagaaataaatttgacttgacttgaattgacAGTAGAcaggtactccaacaaaagcagtttccacttaaaaaaagaaaagaaaactcaTTTAACACTGCTACGTGCCTTGAGAGAACGACAGAGTGTGGCTAAAGCCGTTGGCCCAGCAGTCCTCACAGCCCTGTGCTTCAGCtccagctgcacagctgcactccACTGGACAACTCCCGTACAGATCCAGCTCAGCCTTGCCTTCCGTCTGCACAAGCCACACAGGAACAGCCGCATCTTCTCTTTTGCTGTCCATCAGAGAAGTGTCTGTGGGGCACATGCTCTGCTCCCCAGAGCCCAGATAAGTGACCTCTGACTGACTGCACTCACAAGGTCCTGACTGCTCTGGTAACTGAGGCTTCCCCAGCGGACTGTCTATTTCGTCATCCTCCATAGGCAGGCTGGACCTCAGCCCCTTGCTGCTGAAATTAAATGAAGGTGGGTTCGTGTCATCCAGAGTCCGTGGCTGGTCTTCAGGAGGGAAAGGAGGTGGGAGAAGCTGACTCAGCTTCTGCAGCACCTAGAAAAGACCTAGAAGAGTTTAATTCAGTTCTGGTGGTAGCTTGTACAATTTATCTAGGTTCAATGGACAATATTATGCAGTTAAACTAATCTAGTCTCCAATACTCACAGTCTCCATGCTGGGCCTGGCTCTGGCTCGGCTGCTTGTGCACTCCAGCCCCAGGCGGAGCAGACAGAGCGCTGTTGCAGCGGGCCACTGTCCCGCTCTGGAATCCATGAAGCGCAGACAGGCATCCACACTGCCCTTCTCTTCAGCCTCTAAACTCAGCTTGTCCCTCTAATAAAAGGTGAAGAAAACTTCTAGTCAAGAGCTGACTTATTGTACTTATCTGCACTCAGGGTTATTAAACACTGGATCCTCACCAGTAATATGTGCTTTGGTTCCTCTTGTATCACTTTCTGCCCTGTGCATGTCTCCAGAATGACCTACAATCATGAGCACATAGTCACAACATTTGACACAATTCACAGTTCTGCTTTTGTGTGGACAATTTTGAAGCGAATGCAAATTTGCTTGAAAATTTGATGAGTATTCTTGGCTGTAGTGCAGggaaagtattatttaaagtggtatatttcattatttgttttattactgagtgtggcccgtgacttcaaaaatatttctccttctggcccccaacaaaaaaagtttggacacccctgctgtagtgcATTGAGGGACTGAACACTGCTCAGAGTCTGCTCAGcataaaactaatataaaacaaaaacatgaccAATCCACAAAGAGGAGATTATTATCTAAATTTAATATTGTccacagtaccagttaaaagtttaaagACACACCTTAACTTCAGtggtttttcatttgttttaaatgttgtgcataaatataaaatgttatagataaatactaaagtcatccaaactgtgaagaaaaacattcaattattatttggaattatttagcaaacaaaaaagtgttatacaaaccaaaatatattttagattttagattcatttaagtagcacctcttgcctaGATTACATTTTCTCAGCTTTATCAGGTAGTCACCAGGAATagtttttagttaacagctgtgccccctcaagagttaattacttatatctggccttttaatgtgtttgagagcatcagttgtgaaatTGTGAAGAGTAGAATTTGTATACAgcgaatagccctatttgagtaatgttttaatccaaaatatgaaaagaactactcaactaagtaaagagtaATAATTAAAAGTCCATcaaaaacagtatgatgaaactggctctcattaggacctcCCCAGAAAAACATgggcaagagttacctctgtttcaCAGAATAAATTAATCAGCCTCAGAACCCCAGATaaaagccacctaaatgcttcacagactattttggtttgtttaacacttttatctttactacatgattctgtatgtgtttcttcatagtgtgGGTGACttcagcattcatttacaatgtacgaaaataaataaataaataaaaacagtgaatgataagttgtgtccaaacttttaaatgtatgtccttctaaaaaaaaaaaaaagatttcagtgTTTATATGAATGTGGCAATCATGGACTCACCATACCAATGCTGTAAATGTCTAGTTTGACAGATAGCTTGCCATCACGTATATACTCCTCAGGTAAGTAGCCCAGATTGCCATGGGAGGTTGTGTTCATGGTGATGGTACAGCTCTGGTTAACAGAGTGCGGTCTCAAGCGAGCCATTCCAAAGTCTGAAAGTTTGGGCTGCAAATGTTCATCCAGCAGTATGTTTGAACTGTTGACAGGCGATAGAGGTAGGTGAGAGGTCAGTCAACCAACACACAATTTAATATACATGATTCATTCTTTTATTGGTAGTTATGGACCATTTTAATTCAATTTACATGAACTTATTAACTACTAGTAATAATCCTTTAAAACCTATTTTCACTTATTTGTCATTTCAGATTTTGCAGTTATTTCTTtttgatgtatttattatactaAATTTAAGGCAATCTAAATGGCCAATCTATGAACTGTCATGTATCTTTCCTCACCTCAAGCCCTGTGTAGCCACATAGCTGAGATAAGCTGCAAGTGCTATAACAAGCATTCACACATACCTCTTGATGTTGCCACAGATAACCATGCATGGCTGTGCAGTGTGCAGACAGTGAACGCCCTTTGCTGTGCCTTTGATAATGTCAAGCCTCTCCTTCCATGACAGAGGTATTTCAGTTTCctgtgtgaaagcaaatcttGATATATCTTAATCTAGAAGATTTCTCATACTGATACTGCTGAGCTAATCAGAAAAATGCCACCTACACTGGTAGAAAGTTTCATAAATACCgtgaggtatatatatatatatatatctcacctCATGGTGCAGTCTTTGATAGAGTGATCCATTACGCAAGAACGGATAGACCAAACAGTAGCGCTCCCCTTCCGAAAAGCTGCCCCAGAGCTCCAAGATGTTAGGATGCTGGTAGCTGAGAAAGGAGAATTCCATAAACACATAAAGAAATGGCATGGCTATAAACTAAAAACATGCAACATATCAAATAAAGCATTTATTGTTACGAAACAAACCACCACTTTCTA encodes:
- the helb gene encoding DNA helicase B, whose amino-acid sequence is MAPPHTLVGYILPDKEEDRVRNEDSESEDEEEERQPEFLDMKEMDSVSCGGFMLQSSVPPLTEVDFMTSKQKYRIQGRFALRDPWWEISCSASRLNSKFVMKGYPSYSLRILRQEEGRSIVSLFLKACGVDSDFVTRFMQWLPVDRHVDLTNVEEALNDFGNQSKENGEQVESDVLHRISKSDAGFYVRAARMYPHVMRYMPTLLPGKFLKLLNKEKEVEIQKRSENTEDTLDTQETADVQGLPEKQKDESILAKLENLIKTTVWKLGFGYIMWKEFQLVRCETRVEAFRDCKLFSTIPRLQRDALVLYDDLKNFCRQKGHTYIDRENLQESMRSCGIPEVNTWEAVNFLRNQGVLKVDKQKIALRNLYKYETEIVECLSTVAMAEPWKIDLDVKEVLSSAQRMRMRAKAELEKEQSSSAQNGEEHAPLEPLPVLDSSLDFDDSFDEEFDPTPVELDPDQVRAAEMMCANPVTVISGKGGCGKTTVVSLIFKAAVAQQESKKEKELEINSSCEGNKENGAQSPQEVLLTAPTGRAASLLTKRTSFTAYTMHQVLWSFMSTKKSPSGEPMNWMFAKVRVLVVDEGSLVCVQILHSLLSMLTKYAKLQKFILLGDIRQLPSIDPGNTLNDLFESLQRVRWAIEMRTNHRAESELIVRNAGLIADMGLKKTYYDLDFDEVVDLSETFRVPSPDKRFILILLPREENDDDLQMAIKQLLQRPAPGLKDDRSSQFVAFMRRDCDLINELCCKHYSDHTTKDCKKKLNFQVGDKVCCTKNGYVTDIDKEKEIKDMEKDTKEMQKKEQAKDTAQTQENEQVKDTTETQKNKQAKTRLCNGQIFFIKEDRTVEDAGKRGSKRRQLLLADETGEVVLKADYRELQRECKLRHAWARTIHTFQGSEEKTVVYVVGNGICQTWKHVYTAVTRGQQRVYVVAKIGGLERAIRGHVIKRSTRLAGLLTDMIGKLKQTRDDLYTQTSQSYLGTPKRGSSILPGQSTLWSSPGPSQAFCSTKSKYAEQVCTHNTAEDMIYGNNTFQSGSPSVSKRHNKSDNCDTPTKQQKTAAVESPLGCSQLERLSLASSTPKAHARKLFPGAPQITEDQPQ
- the irak3 gene encoding interleukin-1 receptor-associated kinase 3; protein product: MSSRLDPSTYLFDLNPLLMDRFCKMMDSGPDSLGWRGLAARILPSLLEVRHTEMHAAAGRSPTHEMVWSWAQQNKTVGDLIRVLEEMGHYRALNLFQDTSIPFSTSLEYSKPHSEDPSPPSDPDPANTFARNQRACITFAEVVEGTRNFHGDLKIGESTFSEVYRGRWGNESFAVKVFKQGNKGSWKTLWEKFKTEIEVLRLYQHPNILELWGSFSEGERYCLVYPFLRNGSLYQRLHHEETEIPLSWKERLDIIKGTAKGVHCLHTAQPCMVICGNIKSSNILLDEHLQPKLSDFGMARLRPHSVNQSCTITMNTTSHGNLGYLPEEYIRDGKLSVKLDIYSIGMVILETCTGQKVIQEEPKHILLRDKLSLEAEEKGSVDACLRFMDSRAGQWPAATALCLLRLGLECTSSRARARPSMETVLQKLSQLLPPPFPPEDQPRTLDDTNPPSFNFSSKGLRSSLPMEDDEIDSPLGKPQLPEQSGPCECSQSEVTYLGSGEQSMCPTDTSLMDSKREDAAVPVWLVQTEGKAELDLYGSCPVECSCAAGAEAQGCEDCWANGFSHTLSFSQVDEVQSCQSTVENPAKKRLKDKIQLYNRGIIKTEELLSITSD